A part of Paenibacillus donghaensis genomic DNA contains:
- a CDS encoding pectin acetylesterase-family hydrolase, whose amino-acid sequence MKKISKWIKVTLLGTAVVVILGSLAVYGLVNKRPTPPSVAADSRPYQWNKVELGEQVRSSDGSKYHLLTRTGENRNWIIFFSGGGVSWDAQSAAHPIKIMNFLTGKDAGNYFANIPFYLLNLLGGMTDTEHADNPFKEWNVVYIPYSTGDFHIGSRKAEYTKEDGSPFTMNYNGRSNVESSLEWIYAHVDNPEKLLIAGESAGGFGSSFWAGAIAEHYKEAQIYQYSDSSFLYSDKWPDIIDKEWQADFAENFGYPAQADLIGAAFQGNRRKLPENAVLLQSYSLYDEVLISFQNRINGEDGPLDLQMINTWSQQMRESVRQLDSSLPNYYYYLTDDGRNPQTGTTSHTFATRDVFYTTKQDGIRLVDWLDDIVNKQSMYSVGHEFIEQTGEE is encoded by the coding sequence ATGAAAAAAATAAGCAAATGGATTAAAGTGACCCTGCTTGGAACAGCGGTTGTCGTTATCTTAGGTTCGCTCGCGGTTTATGGACTGGTAAACAAACGGCCGACTCCGCCTTCGGTTGCAGCGGATAGCAGACCCTACCAATGGAATAAGGTAGAGCTTGGAGAGCAGGTCCGTTCCAGTGACGGGTCTAAGTATCATCTCCTAACCCGGACAGGAGAGAACCGCAACTGGATCATTTTCTTCTCCGGGGGCGGAGTCAGCTGGGATGCGCAGAGTGCCGCCCACCCGATCAAGATCATGAACTTCCTGACAGGTAAGGATGCAGGCAATTATTTCGCCAATATTCCCTTTTACTTACTGAATTTGCTAGGTGGAATGACCGATACGGAACACGCAGATAATCCGTTTAAAGAATGGAATGTGGTCTATATTCCGTATTCAACCGGAGATTTCCATATCGGCAGCCGCAAGGCTGAGTATACGAAGGAGGACGGCAGCCCTTTTACGATGAACTACAACGGCAGGAGTAATGTGGAGAGCAGCCTGGAGTGGATCTATGCTCATGTGGACAACCCGGAGAAGCTGCTGATTGCCGGTGAAAGTGCGGGTGGCTTCGGCTCATCCTTCTGGGCGGGAGCGATTGCCGAACATTATAAGGAGGCGCAGATTTATCAATATTCGGACAGCTCTTTTCTATACAGCGATAAGTGGCCGGATATTATAGACAAGGAATGGCAGGCGGATTTCGCTGAGAATTTCGGTTATCCGGCACAAGCCGATTTAATTGGAGCGGCCTTTCAGGGCAACCGCCGCAAGCTACCTGAGAATGCAGTCTTGCTTCAATCTTATTCCTTGTATGATGAAGTGCTGATCAGCTTCCAGAACCGGATTAACGGAGAGGATGGGCCGCTTGATCTACAGATGATCAACACATGGTCGCAGCAAATGCGGGAATCCGTAAGACAGCTGGACAGCTCGCTGCCTAATTATTATTACTATCTGACGGACGATGGCCGGAATCCGCAGACAGGCACGACCTCACATACATTTGCTACGCGGGATGTCTTCTATACAACCAAGCAGGATGGTATTCGATTGGTCGACTGGCTGGATGATATCGTGAACAAACAGAGCATGTATTCGGTAGGCCATGAATTTATAGAACAGACAGGAGAGGAGTAG
- a CDS encoding iron chaperone — MESNKKGYSSVDEYISACAPEVQEELQRMRAWIRAAAPEAEEKISYQMPTFAQNGNLVHFAAFAKHIGFYPAASGIENFQAELAGYKSSKGAVQFPLGQPLPEALIRRIVEFRVAENKELGEKKLQSKK; from the coding sequence ATGGAATCGAACAAAAAGGGTTACTCCAGCGTAGATGAATATATCTCAGCCTGTGCGCCCGAGGTACAGGAGGAGCTGCAAAGAATGCGGGCATGGATCAGAGCAGCCGCTCCCGAAGCAGAGGAGAAGATTAGCTACCAAATGCCTACTTTTGCGCAGAACGGCAATCTGGTGCATTTCGCCGCTTTTGCCAAGCATATCGGATTCTATCCGGCAGCAAGCGGGATTGAGAATTTCCAGGCAGAACTTGCTGGTTACAAAAGCTCCAAAGGAGCTGTGCAGTTCCCGCTGGGCCAGCCGTTGCCGGAAGCCCTGATCCGCCGGATCGTTGAGTTTCGGGTAGCCGAGAATAAGGAGCTGGGTGAGAAGAAGTTACAGTCGAAGAAATAA
- a CDS encoding PQQ-binding-like beta-propeller repeat protein: MFTSPPPKASTGSTAQERRKPKFNDAVFLKFDKQGKQLFSTKYQGVTHSAPVYVNNHFYVNGEPYDQDNNLYIFDANGKLSTKISLNRGYIGSDLPAFISKEGYIVFGQRVYRPSGKLIWSFLPPSLPVSLKLSSQVIIGKDGTLYVWGQKLFAFGSQG, from the coding sequence ATATTTACTAGTCCACCTCCAAAGGCTTCTACAGGAAGTACAGCGCAAGAGCGCAGAAAGCCGAAGTTCAATGATGCCGTATTTCTTAAATTTGACAAGCAGGGCAAGCAACTGTTCAGTACGAAATATCAGGGGGTTACACACTCAGCACCGGTATATGTGAACAATCACTTTTATGTAAACGGCGAGCCTTATGATCAGGACAACAACTTGTATATCTTCGATGCGAATGGTAAACTATCCACAAAAATCAGTTTGAACCGCGGTTATATCGGCAGTGATCTTCCGGCATTCATCAGCAAAGAGGGCTATATTGTGTTTGGGCAGCGGGTCTACAGGCCCAGCGGCAAGCTGATCTGGAGCTTCCTGCCACCCTCTTTGCCTGTCAGCTTGAAGCTCAGCAGCCAAGTGATCATCGGCAAGGATGGAACTCTGTATGTCTGGGGACAGAAGCTGTTCGCTTTTGGATCGCAAGGGTAA
- a CDS encoding methyltransferase family protein translates to MSLKNVLSLILFCIFLIAYLSKLVMMYTKNHINANVLANGQKLQKTQHTERFVQFTTLVWGATWFGYAVAESWITPYLAPSLDYPPLYVAGIGVNFVGCLLFIQAMVAMRTSWRVGIDKSSSTTLVTRGVYKYSRNAAFVGFDLMFLGLLLTYPNLLTLGICVVNMAAIHLLILQEEVHLRNAFGAEYIRYSERTPRYLLWW, encoded by the coding sequence ATGAGTCTGAAGAATGTGTTGTCGCTAATACTGTTCTGTATTTTTCTGATTGCGTATCTCTCCAAACTCGTAATGATGTATACAAAAAATCATATTAACGCCAACGTGCTGGCTAACGGGCAGAAGTTGCAGAAGACACAACACACTGAGAGGTTTGTTCAATTCACAACGTTGGTATGGGGAGCCACATGGTTTGGATACGCAGTGGCCGAGTCCTGGATCACACCTTATCTGGCTCCAAGCCTGGATTACCCTCCTCTGTATGTAGCCGGAATTGGCGTCAACTTCGTGGGCTGTCTGCTATTTATCCAGGCGATGGTTGCCATGCGCACCTCCTGGCGGGTCGGCATCGACAAATCCTCCTCCACCACACTAGTCACCCGGGGAGTGTACAAGTATAGCAGAAACGCCGCTTTTGTCGGCTTCGATCTAATGTTTCTTGGTCTGCTGCTAACCTATCCGAACCTGCTCACCCTGGGAATCTGTGTTGTGAATATGGCGGCCATCCATCTGTTGATTCTGCAGGAGGAGGTTCATCTGCGGAATGCGTTCGGAGCAGAGTACATCAGGTACAGCGAGCGTACACCCCGATATTTGTTGTGGTGGTGA
- a CDS encoding ABC transporter ATP-binding protein translates to MFILETKRLGQAYQAGTEQRQYVLKDIDLQIRKGEFVAVMGPSGSGKSTLLYALSGMEQATEGQVWFGGRELSGLSEQELAGLRLRQMGFIFQQMFLLKNLNIEDNILLPAYYAKQSSRRKIHKQAEELMKRTGIAALAEREITEVSGGQLQRAAICRALINQPELLFGDEPTGALNSSSAAEIMEILADIHASGTTLLLVTHDAKVAARAERVLYMLDGSIAAEHRLGRCGESSGERKAREEQLSLWLKELGF, encoded by the coding sequence ATGTTTATCTTGGAGACCAAAAGGCTGGGCCAAGCCTATCAGGCAGGGACGGAACAGCGGCAATACGTTCTGAAGGATATCGACTTGCAGATTAGGAAGGGAGAATTCGTAGCGGTGATGGGGCCATCCGGCTCGGGCAAATCCACCCTGCTCTATGCCCTTAGCGGTATGGAGCAGGCGACGGAGGGGCAAGTGTGGTTTGGCGGCCGCGAGCTGAGCGGGTTGTCCGAGCAGGAGCTGGCGGGTCTGCGGCTGAGGCAGATGGGCTTTATTTTTCAGCAGATGTTTCTGCTGAAGAATCTGAATATCGAGGATAATATCCTGCTCCCCGCCTATTATGCGAAGCAGAGCAGCCGCAGGAAGATCCATAAACAAGCGGAGGAGTTAATGAAGCGCACCGGGATCGCCGCGCTTGCAGAGCGAGAGATTACCGAGGTATCGGGCGGACAGCTGCAGCGGGCGGCGATCTGCCGAGCGCTGATCAATCAGCCGGAGCTGCTGTTCGGCGACGAGCCGACAGGTGCGCTGAACTCCAGCTCAGCCGCTGAGATCATGGAGATCCTTGCGGATATCCATGCCTCAGGGACTACGCTGCTGCTGGTTACCCACGATGCGAAGGTGGCGGCCAGGGCAGAGCGTGTGCTTTATATGCTGGACGGCAGTATCGCTGCCGAGCATAGGCTGGGCCGCTGCGGCGAAAGTAGCGGTGAACGGAAAGCGCGTGAGGAGCAGCTGTCATTGTGGCTGAAGGAGCTGGGCTTCTAA
- a CDS encoding ABC transporter permease, producing the protein MRWRITRQEFRRNRTIHFSLFVFIMLAALLAAGASNIMMELSGALNNLLVQSRAPHFVQMHAGPVDEAAIKNFAAGSGLVDEQQTVEMLTVDGSNVVLGQAQETEAGSVMDMGFVTQNPQFDYLLGLDNRIIQVAEGEVAVPLYYKQWKQLEIGDQVNLSSGDFSKTLTIAGYVRDVQMNPAIVSSKRFVVHPADFTALKAHLGEIESLIEFRLKDLGKLNEFRNSYESSGLPNQGPSIDYSLFKTLNALTDGLVAMVIILVSLLLVLISLLCLRFTILATLEEDYREIGVMKAIGLPEREIRGLYLSKYGLLAGCASVAGFTVSLGLNRLFTANISLYLGAAPGGLLRQLVPLLAAGVIGGMVVFFCRLMLRKFKRISAVEALRTGVAPSAGGRRHGFTLKERGYGNANVFLGIKDIYKRLPQFGLLFSVVVICVFIVIVPLKLLYTLQAPGFISYMGVGPSDIRIDLQQSSDTAGRFEQLLTRLKQDQEVQQFSPLVTSRFKVLGSDGVWENINVETGDFSIFPLSYLEGGAPGNPNELALSDLNAKELRAGIGESLRLVVDGKERELTVSGIYQDITNGGRTAKAWLPYNADAVLWYVVALDVKPGISVEEKVEEYGKLFYPAKITSLNSYLAQTLGQTIAQLKLVTFLAVGISLSILALMTSLFLRMLLAKDASQVTVLRSIGFALKDIRQQYLVRTLLVSGLGMLMGTVISGLLGQSLMELAGSMLGASRIELLTDPLMAYLLLPLLFLLVVAIATWISLRALSQSAITQRLAA; encoded by the coding sequence GTGCGCTGGAGAATAACGAGGCAAGAGTTCAGGCGAAACAGAACCATTCATTTCAGTTTATTTGTATTTATTATGCTGGCGGCCTTGCTGGCAGCCGGTGCTTCGAACATTATGATGGAGTTGTCCGGGGCTCTGAACAACCTGCTGGTGCAGTCGCGTGCGCCGCATTTCGTACAGATGCACGCCGGTCCGGTAGACGAAGCGGCCATAAAGAACTTCGCTGCGGGAAGCGGACTTGTTGATGAACAGCAGACAGTGGAGATGCTTACCGTAGACGGCTCAAATGTGGTGCTGGGCCAAGCGCAGGAGACAGAAGCGGGCAGTGTGATGGATATGGGCTTCGTCACCCAGAATCCACAATTCGATTATCTGCTGGGTCTGGACAATCGGATCATTCAGGTGGCGGAAGGAGAGGTGGCTGTTCCCCTCTATTATAAGCAGTGGAAGCAGCTGGAGATTGGCGATCAGGTGAATCTGAGCAGCGGGGATTTCAGCAAGACCTTGACTATCGCCGGTTACGTACGTGATGTGCAGATGAATCCCGCCATTGTCAGCTCCAAAAGGTTCGTGGTGCATCCCGCAGACTTCACAGCTCTGAAAGCGCATCTGGGCGAAATCGAATCGCTGATCGAATTCCGGCTGAAGGACCTCGGCAAGCTGAATGAATTCCGTAATAGCTATGAGTCCTCCGGCCTTCCGAATCAAGGGCCTTCGATTGACTACTCTTTATTTAAGACACTGAACGCTCTGACGGACGGACTGGTTGCCATGGTTATTATTCTGGTCAGTCTGCTGCTGGTGCTGATCTCACTCCTCTGTCTGAGGTTTACGATCCTGGCTACCCTGGAGGAGGATTACCGGGAGATTGGGGTAATGAAAGCAATCGGCCTCCCGGAGCGGGAGATCAGAGGGTTATACTTGTCCAAATACGGGCTGCTTGCAGGGTGTGCATCAGTCGCCGGGTTTACAGTATCCCTCGGACTAAACCGGCTGTTCACGGCCAACATCAGCCTCTACCTGGGGGCTGCGCCTGGCGGCTTGCTCCGGCAGCTGGTTCCGCTGCTGGCAGCGGGCGTGATTGGCGGAATGGTGGTGTTCTTTTGCCGGTTAATGCTCAGGAAATTTAAACGGATCAGTGCGGTGGAGGCGCTGCGAACCGGTGTGGCTCCAAGTGCGGGCGGCCGCAGGCACGGGTTTACGCTGAAGGAACGCGGGTATGGGAATGCGAATGTTTTTCTCGGAATAAAAGATATCTATAAACGTCTGCCCCAGTTCGGACTGTTGTTCTCTGTGGTCGTCATCTGTGTATTTATCGTGATCGTGCCGCTGAAATTGCTGTATACGCTTCAGGCCCCCGGCTTCATCTCCTACATGGGCGTCGGACCAAGCGATATCCGCATAGACCTGCAGCAGAGCAGTGATACGGCCGGACGATTCGAGCAGCTGCTTACCCGGCTCAAACAGGATCAGGAGGTGCAGCAATTCTCGCCGCTGGTCACGTCGAGGTTCAAAGTGCTTGGAAGTGACGGGGTATGGGAGAATATCAATGTGGAGACTGGGGATTTCTCGATTTTTCCGCTGTCCTATCTGGAGGGAGGGGCGCCGGGGAACCCGAATGAACTGGCTCTATCTGACCTGAATGCCAAGGAGCTGAGGGCGGGGATTGGGGAGTCGCTGCGCCTTGTCGTTGACGGCAAGGAAAGGGAACTGACAGTCAGCGGAATCTATCAGGATATAACGAACGGTGGCCGGACCGCTAAAGCCTGGCTCCCTTACAATGCCGACGCCGTGCTGTGGTATGTGGTTGCGCTGGATGTGAAGCCGGGAATCTCTGTGGAGGAGAAGGTAGAAGAGTATGGCAAACTATTTTATCCCGCCAAAATCACATCTCTAAACAGCTATCTTGCCCAGACTCTGGGTCAGACCATTGCTCAGCTGAAGCTGGTCACGTTCTTGGCAGTGGGGATCTCGCTTTCGATTCTGGCGCTCATGACCTCATTGTTCCTCCGCATGCTGCTGGCCAAGGATGCCTCACAGGTGACGGTGCTGAGAAGTATCGGCTTCGCGCTGAAGGATATCAGGCAGCAGTATCTGGTGAGAACGCTGCTTGTATCGGGGCTTGGCATGCTCATGGGAACGGTGATATCCGGACTACTCGGCCAGAGTCTTATGGAGCTGGCAGGCTCCATGCTGGGAGCATCACGGATTGAGCTGCTCACCGATCCGCTGATGGCATACCTGCTGCTGCCGCTGCTTTTCCTGCTGGTAGTCGCCATAGCTACATGGATAAGCTTGAGAGCGCTGAGTCAATCGGCAATTACGCAGCGGCTGGCCGCTTAA
- a CDS encoding MFS transporter — translation MSSAGFGRFLCIWAGEWISSIGSGLTAFALGVYVFQLTQTATSVALVTLCAFVPSILLSPLGGVFADRYDRRLMMIAGDLLSVLGLMFILVLMLQGDPSLWQICLGVTASSVFVSLLEPAYKATITDLLSPEQYARASGLVQLAGASKYLLSPVLAGLLLRFMDIKSILLIDISTFLVTVLTVMAVRKQLPAERSAITNQSWIKELIQGWETLVSARGVLLLTVLLSLVTFYIGFIQTLFTPLLLSFTDSQTLGNVISVSACGMLAGSLLIGLFSLTRHYVRWLALGLAAAGIFMTLVGVTPNLYVIAGSGFMFFAALPWINTSADVLIRSHIASSYQGRVWGLIGIISQLGYVAAYGCAGVLADHVFNPLLIEGGRLASTVGQVIGTGEGRGIGLMLVISGVLLVLAACILPALKSVRSLEQH, via the coding sequence ATGAGCTCTGCAGGCTTCGGAAGGTTCCTCTGCATCTGGGCCGGAGAATGGATATCCAGCATTGGCAGCGGACTGACAGCTTTTGCCCTGGGGGTATATGTGTTCCAACTGACGCAGACGGCTACAAGTGTCGCGCTGGTCACCTTGTGCGCCTTCGTGCCTTCCATCCTGTTAAGTCCGCTGGGCGGCGTATTCGCAGACCGCTACGACCGGCGGCTGATGATGATCGCGGGCGACCTGCTGTCGGTGCTGGGGTTGATGTTTATTCTCGTGCTGATGCTGCAGGGTGATCCGTCACTCTGGCAGATCTGTCTGGGAGTTACGGCTAGCTCGGTGTTTGTTTCTCTGCTGGAACCTGCGTACAAGGCCACGATTACCGATCTGCTGAGTCCCGAGCAATATGCCAGAGCCAGCGGACTGGTGCAGCTTGCAGGGGCTTCGAAATATCTGCTCTCGCCGGTGCTGGCCGGACTCTTGCTTCGTTTCATGGATATCAAAAGCATTCTGCTGATTGATATCTCCACCTTTCTGGTCACGGTGCTGACGGTGATGGCGGTCCGTAAACAGCTGCCTGCTGAGCGAAGCGCCATCACGAATCAGTCGTGGATCAAGGAGCTAATACAGGGCTGGGAGACGCTGGTATCGGCGCGCGGCGTACTGCTGCTGACAGTGCTGCTCTCGTTGGTTACTTTTTACATCGGATTTATTCAAACCCTATTTACCCCGCTGTTGCTGTCGTTCACAGATTCGCAAACGCTGGGCAACGTGATCTCTGTCAGCGCTTGCGGGATGCTGGCCGGGAGCCTGCTGATCGGGCTGTTCAGCTTGACCCGCCACTACGTTCGGTGGCTGGCCTTGGGGCTTGCGGCAGCCGGAATATTCATGACGCTCGTGGGAGTGACCCCTAATCTGTATGTGATCGCCGGCAGCGGATTTATGTTTTTTGCCGCACTGCCCTGGATCAATACCAGTGCCGACGTGCTGATCCGCAGCCATATCGCAAGCAGCTATCAGGGGCGTGTCTGGGGGCTGATCGGCATTATCTCGCAGCTGGGTTATGTGGCCGCTTATGGCTGCGCCGGAGTCTTGGCAGATCACGTGTTCAACCCGCTGCTCATCGAGGGCGGAAGGCTGGCTTCTACCGTAGGGCAGGTGATCGGTACAGGTGAAGGCAGGGGAATTGGACTGATGCTGGTTATCTCTGGTGTTCTGCTTGTACTGGCAGCCTGCATTCTCCCGGCGCTGAAATCGGTCCGCAGCCTGGAGCAGCATTAG
- a CDS encoding TetR/AcrR family transcriptional regulator yields MRRISKDPEERRNEILDVAERLFFSKGYAKTTVNDVLQAIGIAKGTFYYYFKSKEEVMEAVVMRYIGAGVAAARAIAASPELTVHQKLLQIIMAQKPDTEGKQQLIEQFHQPDNAQIHQKSLSESILQLTPVLTDVIRQGIDEGLFRTPFPQETVEFLLIGSQFLLDEGLFQWTPEEVARKIQAFIHIMETMLGAEAGSFAYVLQMFEP; encoded by the coding sequence GGAAGAACGCAGGAATGAAATTTTGGATGTGGCGGAGCGGCTTTTTTTCAGCAAGGGGTATGCCAAAACAACAGTCAATGATGTGCTGCAGGCCATTGGCATAGCCAAAGGTACGTTCTACTACTATTTCAAATCGAAGGAAGAAGTGATGGAGGCCGTAGTGATGCGCTACATTGGCGCAGGAGTGGCCGCGGCACGGGCGATTGCTGCAAGCCCAGAGCTTACGGTCCATCAGAAGCTGCTGCAGATCATTATGGCACAGAAGCCGGATACGGAAGGCAAACAGCAGTTGATTGAACAGTTCCACCAGCCGGACAACGCGCAGATTCATCAGAAAAGTCTATCGGAATCCATCCTGCAGCTGACCCCTGTCTTGACGGATGTGATCCGGCAGGGGATTGACGAAGGGCTGTTCCGCACGCCTTTTCCGCAAGAAACGGTTGAATTTCTGCTGATCGGCTCGCAATTTCTGCTGGACGAAGGGCTGTTCCAATGGACGCCGGAGGAGGTCGCGCGCAAGATTCAGGCTTTCATCCATATCATGGAGACGATGCTGGGGGCTGAGGCGGGTAGCTTCGCTTATGTGCTGCAGATGTTTGAGCCATGA